From Meles meles chromosome 5, mMelMel3.1 paternal haplotype, whole genome shotgun sequence, one genomic window encodes:
- the LOC123941183 gene encoding histone H2A type 1-H-like, with product MPGRGKQGGKARAKAKTRSSRAGLQFPVGRVHRLLRKGNYSERVGAGAPVYLAAVLEYLTAEILELAGNAARDNKKTRIIPRHLQLAIRNDEELNKLLGRVTIAQGGVLPNIQAVLLPKKTESHPHKV from the coding sequence ATGCCGGGTCGCGGGAAGCAGGGCGGCAAGGCGCGCGCCAAGGCCAAGACGCGCTCGTCGCGGGCGGGTCTGCAGTTCCCGGTGGGCCGCGTGCACCGCCTGCTCCGCAAGGGCAACTACTCGGAGCGGGTCGGGGCCGGCGCGCCCGTGTACCTGGCGGCCGTGCTCGAGTACCTGACGGCCGAGATCCTGGAGCTGGCGGGCAACGCGGCGCGCGACAACAAGAAGACGCGCATCATCCCGCGCCACCTGCAGCTGGCCATCCGCAACGACGAGGAGCTCAACAAGCTGCTGGGCCGCGTCACCATCGCGCAGGGCGGCGTGCTGCCCAACATCCAGGCCGTGCTGCTGCCCAAGAAGACCGAGAGCCACCCTCATAAAGTCTAG